The nucleotide window CACGAGTACTCTAAACAATTCCCAGTCACCTTGGCCAAAGACACCACGAAGAACTTAGTAGCTATTAGTAGAAGACTAATAGAAGAAGCGAAATGTCTCATAAGTAACAGAAATGGGGTGTATGTCCTGAATGAGATCTACAAGATGTGTAACAGAAAAACGGGAAATgaaatgataaataaaatattacaagaagaagacaaagaaataattaagaAATTATCCAGTAAAAGACTCTGGAAATACGAACTGACACACCACATCCTCCacgaatatttaaaaaagaataaagaCGAGGGCGAATTTATCTTCAGCCTCTTCTTGAGGAATAAACAAATGAATCTtcttattaaatcttttaaagGATTAGAAGCTGCGCTTCTAATCCTCAATAAAGAAAGAACAGCAGACATTTTAAGAATCTTAAGCAGCGACTTCGTGAATGTGGTCAATGACGAGTACGGGGTAATTTACATActgaaaatattagaactaaatacaaatatagaAACAATAATAGACTTGTATACagagaaatataaagaaatattcaTAAATGAAGTGAGTATTCTACCACTTATCTACATTTTCAACCAGGAGAAGAAATATTACCCGACTTTATTCAACCAACTAAGAAGTAAAGAAATGATcaatattgataaaaaatatttaatagaaaaatataaagaaataataagcgagaatataaaaatatttacggGATCATTTACGTGGATTTTggtgtatttttttagtaaaaaagatgacgaaattaaagaaataacgaagaaatatttaaaagaagaagaagatacAAATGAGAACAGTGAGAAATTAAGAAAGAAgatgataaaatataaactaatgaaataaataaaaaacttcattttattattatattattatatttgataatatAAGACTCAATTTGTATGAGACTTGTCaataaatatctttatGAACTATCAACTTATACAGAAGAGACTCGCGTGtacttaaaataataataaggTAAAATCATACTTATGATGATTATACACCTTCTATTGAATTTATAATCTCTCATGgttcatttttaatcttttaGGTAGCTTACAACTTGGTATCTcgttgaaaaaaaatatatccatcatatttatataagtaggttgattttgaatatttttaataaatcgtGTCAAGGTAGGTAAAATAAGGCTGAGAACTTTGctaattaattattaaatagtatctaaaaaatctcGTGCAATTTTAACAGTACCTACATTtagtaatttaaaaatatctagCTATGTTATCATAAATCTTGTGTCTGTGTAACTTCTACAATCTCttcaatttattaaaattattttcagtTTTCAAAGcattataaatcttttttcatCGATAAAGACACTATAACCTGAAACACAAGAAAAATTTGTCTAGGTTAAATTTGAACAGTTAACAGGCGAaacatacaaaaattaGACTCAATATTCGGTAAGTAGAAGAATATAGAACTatattgaaatattatatcaaatgtcttttttatatgtaaatttatagctatgtatatattatattgtccaatttataatattatctGTGTATCGTACATTTCATTGTTGTTTTTAGTAGATTTTCATCGATATTCTAACATATTGCTAGTTTGAAACTTGAttcatttttgttttattctCAAACGACTCTATTTATGCCATAAAtgcaaaatattttttattattttgcgcattaaaaaaatttaaagaatataaatactagattaaaattaatacaaatgtaaattttaaacttcTAGTTATATATTAAgcaaaaaacattttcatACTTGCGACCAGAGgctgcaaaaaaaattagttttttttaatatctcTTGATTATTGCGTGTTGAACTTTAACaaacatattaaatagTTACGAATACGTGATTATATATCCAAAAAGCGATAATTAAAGCATTTTATGTGCTTTTTATAACGCGTATAAAACTTTATGAATAAAACATCATACCCAACTCATGGAACCTCAAGAAAAGCACTTAAAGATATCTTTTTGACCTTTGATAGGAGATTGAGGCAAGGCTTCAAGAGAGAGTGTCTCTAATTAGacatgtattttttttaatgattttttatgtaatatttacagaagtaaaaatattcatctTAAATTAAGTACTTCTTATGAGTCTCATATGACGTATATATAActgaagttttttttataaaatgtttaaatcCTTATAAGATTAAGTATATGTTCAAATATCAagattaaataataaatttaagacTAGATATAGTATTCATTATGGTAAATATTCCAGGcacaaattaataatttattgaaCTTAAGGACGGTtttatagatatttttGGATTTAAATGTTAATAATTCAAagcaatttataaaatcgtAAATTTGTATATGGTTTAGAACTGCTGCTTCGTCAATTGCCTTCCTTCTATCTAATCGCAGTATACTAGAtttctaaataataaaatcacTTTCATTGTGCCTCGGtgttaaaattataaaatagttttttactCTTAGACAACACTTTAACATGATTTAAACCTCAAAATAGTCCACATTTTGTACTTTCAATATAacgaaaataattaatttttctcaatataatatgtatttttgaCAAGGgtgtttttttactttattttctacATTAAAAGTCactttataataaaagagTGTCATTGTTTTTCATAGACTTAAATTAAATCACCTATGTATGATTTATCATTGTAATTTATTAGTCAAAATGAgtcttttttgtttataatgtTGTCCTTCCCACAAatagttaaaaaacattaaaagaCTACGATCAAATTATTGATTAGACGTTACAAATGTCACAAATATCAATTTAACGTAAAATCTTATCATTTTTgatgaattaaaaaaatatcagaTTTTTCAATcatgatataaaattacaaaaatataatttaattacaaaatagaatgctttttcaatattactttttagtgaaaaacttaaaaacaTAGGCTagatatttcaaaaaaaaattagtggtaatcaattataaaataaaagactCTTTTAATTGTTTGTATGCTTAATTCTTTATTGTTTGTTGTTTCATAATgggaataaaaaaattttatatcaaaacaaaaatgtATTTCGCAATTTCTATTATAATTCTCTTCGCATTCATCGAGAAAATGTTTGATACTTCGATTCCCGAGACAACAATTAGTGAACTACTTGATAACATGAATCTTATTGGCGGTAAAGAATTAAGAATGACTGTCAAGGATAACAATCTCGAAGTAACAGCGAAGTACGTAGACGAAACTGTGAGAAAATTGAAAAGTAAAACAAGTGTTAAGCCGACGATTAAATTAACAACAGCCGTTAAAGATTGGACTTATAATTCTTTGGGAAATCCATGGTCCGTTATAATAACAGTCTGTAAAAAGTTAAAACGGCACATTGAtttaatatcttttatCTTGCCATCTATAATAGGCTTATTGTTACAAATAATCGATAAAATGACAATTAAGAATGgggaaaattataaaaaagttacTAATAGCAATTCTCATCtcaaaataagaaattaaatatctttttttccTCTTAATCTAGCACTGCAGtgttattttatttcgtatccatttttataaaaaattgatttgGACTTTTGTAGTGTTTTAATCGCACTTTAAACATATATAATCAATAcatctcttttttatatttaaaaaacacaaAACACCATCGACTCAGATAACCTTGGCTATTTATATGTGTTATTTcaatcaattttatattagaCCTCGTTTTTTAGTAAGAAGCTAAATAACATTATCTGTGAAAAGTGGAGCATTAAACCtctatttataaatatacttaCCAAATCTACCTAAAAGGAATTTTTGtgcattttaaaattggGTGTCTTATAAGATAATGAAGCTTATTGTCGTAAAtaaataacttttttatataatacaaTATAAGAATTTACGATGTAAAAAATGACTTGTAGTTTCGTTCTTttgtcaaaaaaataagtaattttgtaaaaaataagagcATTAacgttttaaaaattgagAATTTTTTAGGTAGGTTGAAAACACACTGAAAGCCTTTGATACATTAGACATAGCATTGTAACGGACAATTCTAAtccaaatataaattaacgATCCGTtcataagttttttttatttatattttacgCATTTTTCGGACATGACTTTTATGCTTCGGGACTAGaggataaaattaattttttttatttaatggTGGTGAATTATACATCAGTCatagttatttttttatgatataaaaCTTGAGTAacgatttaaaaaattccatttatataattcaggagttacaatttaaaacatcTAACACTAACTCTACTTTAAAGCTTCCCTCTATGTTTGTTTTCAAAGAAGGGTTATTTTTGctttaagaaaaatattatcatctttttaattaaaaataaatattttatatttttttgcactAATATTCGATTATTAATTACATGAACAgctttaataaataaaaaaggttTGCTTGtacattatttaatttcttatttatcattgtaatatattagtcaaaatattaaaaaacgggggtaattttgttttttatgtgtTCCTCTCACAtatgatataaaaacataatcaatatattaaaaaattgatttaaCTTTATAAGTGTCAAAAATATCAGTTTAACATAAAATCTTATCATCTTTgataaattgaaaaaatatcaggttttttatcatgatataaaattacaaaaatgcaattttacaataaaatgaatACTCTGACATATTTATTCTATGTTCAAATACTTAAAACAAAAGCTAAAAAAgatcgaaaaaaaattagttatAATCAATAAATCAACCATATAACTAAAAACCCCCTTTGTATTGTTTGTATGCTTTTCTCTTTGTTGTTTGTTGTTTCATAATggatataaaaacaaaatatagatcaaaacaaaaatgtATTTCGCAATTTCctcaataattttcttcGCATTCATCGAGAAGATGTTTGATAATCCGACCACTGAGACAACAAGTAGTAAACTACTTGATAACATGAATCTTATTGGCGTTAAAGAATTAAGAATTTATGTCAAGGATAACAACCTTGAAGTGACAGTAATTTACGCAGACAACACCGtggaaaaattaaaaagtaaaacaaGTGACAAATCTACCATAAAGATACTAACAGCAGTTAAAGATTGgacttataattttattggaATTCCATGGTCCGTTATAATATCAGTCTATAAAAAGTTAGAACGGCACATTGATAATTTGTCTCTTATTTTGCCATATTTAGTTGggttatttttaaaactaattGATAAGATGACATTCATTAATCAAATATATCCCATTAGGATCTTTGATAATAATTCTCATCtcaaaataagaaattaaatatcttattttctatttgtCTGTTTTATTGGGCttttaaagtatttttattatccagtattaatttatataaaatttttattttggaTTTTTGCAGTGTTTTAATTGCACTTTAAACATACATCAATAGAACATCTTGCGTCATCGCATTCCAATTTTACCCAAATCAAAAGTTTTATGTAAGTGTCTAGCTTTTTATAGACACCAAAACCAAAGAAGCCTGagttattataaaaactttagAATTTGCTAATAGATTATCTATTTTTAgtcaaaataataaagaaaatttaatttaaattatggATTTTTAAGTGTAATATTTAACATTGCGCAGAGAAATGTTTTGCTATATTAATAATCTTAAAAGTGTTTAAAGAGTTAATTTAGAATATCTAGAtagtaaaataattatctgagaaataaaaatatttgaaagaCAAAGTATtaggaaaaaaatataaattagtcacttttaataaaacaatgATGAATACAAAGACCAGAAGAAAATTACAATTTTGCTGCTTAAAATCGAAGTTAAATTGTCAAAtgtgtaaaaattttagtaacTGTGGGTCTTTGCGATAAATAGCATATTGTGACACAAGTATTTTACCTTAAATATCATAAGAAAgacattaaaatattatacatgttatataaatatcgATTTAAAACACTAAACATTTCGTTTACATTAACAGAAGCTTGAACGGGCACTGGTCACATATCAGGTAAGCAATCAAAATGTCGTAAACCTCAGTATCTGTATTATTTACCAATTTTTAGAACCAAATGTTGATTTTGAGGCGGCGAAAAGGACTACATcaactttttaaatatttcatatgttttttatcatgCGCAGAATTGTTCGAAAATATCGAATTTTACAATTagaatgaaattttaagatgAGCAGAAACGGAGAACAAAACAACAATGCAGGTTATCAAAATGAATTGTTACCCAATATAAAAGCAAACGTACCTGTAggttgaaaataaaaagattacaAAAGACACCTTTTGAAACAAAGtaatcaatatttttacaaaaaaataagatttcCTTCATAAATATCACAATTTCGTATTAAACACTTAAATGTAATATTAATCgtatattttacatatagTAAAGTAAAAATCTGCCGACTTTGTTGCATGATTTGTATTATTGTAATAATTTGTGCCttttatgtaaatttaaagatagTTATTTTAGTAATATGATTAAAAACGGGTGATTCGAGATTATTGTGCACTGTATAATTTTCCATAAAATCGAAAGACTGAATACCAGAATTATTGTcaatcattttttacacAACTGCAAGatgtttatatattattggTTTAAACATCTGTTGTCAAATggatttatataattgttACAATGGAATGTCAATTTACATCttttatcaatattttcggtattctaaattaaacctgtatatttatttaaacaGCATTGATGTTAATGTTATCGGCCCATCGACCAGTACCGAAGCTTGCATCCAAATGAGAGTTATAAATAAGACACAAGAAAGCAACTTTCTTAAAAACCGGAGGGACTCGTAGAAAAAGGATCTGGAGCCAGGAACATGGTCGAGGTGACCAAGGAGGTGTGACCAGATAGAGTGCGCGGCAGTGGAGGTTAACTGaagaaaacaaacaaaacaataacttaaaaaaaaatttatcatattgatttaataataatatgttTGGGGGTTAACTGATTTTTTGATCTAGTTGCCTGCAGAAATTTAACAAAAGCAATTCTacacaatttaaaaatgcatGTTGCCAATGAAATACTACTTATTCAAGAATATTATACAgagtatttttattgatgatATTCTTAAATCTTTACCAGATTGACACTTATATATACACTTCTCGAAAAAGACTTCttttattcttaaaaaacTGAAGTGAGGAAAAAAATACGTAATTACACAAATTTCATAATTAAACATTCGAAAATATGAATAATAAATCTAGAGCCTCTTCTATAAcacaagaatataaaaaaacaactgataaattttgatgTAAAGATTGTTCATATATTGCGAAAGTTGTACGTATTATAACGTATAATTGATCatgtaattaaaaacatatttttattgtccATTTATTAGTTCATATTGTATGAAATGTTAACCCtcttctattatttttacgcGACactttttttcataaattaattaaattatatttagattAAATAACTGTtaagttttaataattaattattaacagaattacaaatatataacgTAAAGTTCAAAATCGTTGTTTTGAATACGTAAACATAGGACGCCATTTGAATATTATGCACCCTTTTTATGTTTCATTCCATTTGTGTATTATTTTGTtctctttttattaataaaacaagT belongs to Vairimorpha necatrix chromosome 12, complete sequence and includes:
- a CDS encoding pumilio domain-containing protein gives rise to the protein MTSIKGEMRTNKRKGDSTKRKEDQIKKIRNDKKDDCTKQKEDQIKKIKEVKKDKKDKKDKKDGCTKLSEDTTNKKIRNDKKEDFFEDIQILLKNSDYDKKNLEQKIELAWLDIKDNFVNLIRQKSNYNKINIMYNKGSNQSKYDILQHTLENITNISSHEYSKQFPVTLAKDTTKNLVAISRRLIEEAKCLISNRNGVYVLNEIYKMCNRKTGNEMINKILQEEDKEIIKKLSSKRLWKYELTHHILHEYLKKNKDEGEFIFSLFLRNKQMNLLIKSFKGLEAALLILNKERTADILRILSSDFVNVVNDEYGVIYILKILELNTNIETIIDLYTEKYKEIFINEVSILPLIYIFNQEKKYYPTLFNQLRSKEMINIDKKYLIEKYKEIISENIKIFTGSFTWILVYFFSKKDDEIKEITKKYLKEEEDTNENSEKLRKKMIKYKLMK
- a CDS encoding putative SP-containing membrane protein, with the translated sequence MYFAISIIILFAFIEKMFDTSIPETTISELLDNMNLIGGKELRMTVKDNNLEVTAKYVDETVRKLKSKTSVKPTIKLTTAVKDWTYNSLGNPWSVIITVCKKLKRHIDLISFILPSIIGLLLQIIDKMTIKNGENYKKVTNSNSHLKIRN
- a CDS encoding putative SP-containing protein, encoding MFDNPTTETTSSKLLDNMNLIGVKELRIYVKDNNLEVTVIYADNTVEKLKSKTSDKSTIKILTAVKDWTYNFIGIPWSVIISVYKKLERHIDNLSLILPYLVGLFLKLIDKMTFINQIYPIRIFDNNSHLKIRN